A genomic segment from Streptomyces sp. NBC_00654 encodes:
- a CDS encoding glutamate ABC transporter substrate-binding protein: protein MAGLLLAALAAGCGKEGSPPVKGPKPEALPQYTVDTGFDLPDSPTWEKAKRRGHLVVGAKEDQPYLGEKDPASGIYSGFDIEIARMTAASLGFAPKSVRFRTIASANRETALQNGQIDYYVGTYTINDMRKKLVGFAGPYYMAGQGLLVRTDENDIHGPQDLAGKTVCSAAGSTPYQRIAADYPEADLVAYDTYSICVDNLLTYQVDAVTTDDAILLGFAAKAPDEMKVVGKPFSEEPYGIGVPRSDNALRAAINDSLEANEKNGNWKKAFEATLGLSGVPAPKPPPIDRYPAT from the coding sequence CTGGCCGGTCTCCTGCTCGCCGCGCTCGCGGCCGGGTGCGGCAAGGAGGGCAGCCCGCCGGTCAAGGGCCCGAAGCCGGAGGCGCTGCCCCAGTACACGGTCGACACCGGCTTCGACCTGCCCGACTCCCCGACCTGGGAGAAGGCCAAACGGCGGGGCCACCTGGTGGTCGGCGCCAAGGAGGACCAGCCCTACCTGGGCGAGAAGGACCCGGCCAGCGGGATCTACTCCGGCTTCGACATCGAGATCGCCCGTATGACAGCGGCTTCGCTCGGCTTCGCACCGAAGTCGGTCCGCTTCAGGACGATCGCCTCCGCCAACCGCGAGACCGCCCTCCAGAACGGGCAGATCGACTACTACGTCGGCACCTACACCATCAACGACATGCGCAAGAAGCTCGTCGGGTTCGCCGGCCCCTACTACATGGCCGGCCAGGGGCTGCTGGTGCGCACCGACGAGAACGACATCCACGGACCGCAGGACCTGGCGGGCAAGACCGTGTGCTCGGCGGCGGGCTCCACCCCGTACCAGCGCATCGCGGCCGACTACCCCGAGGCGGACCTCGTCGCCTACGACACGTACTCGATCTGTGTCGACAACCTGCTGACCTACCAGGTCGACGCCGTCACCACCGATGACGCGATCCTGCTCGGCTTCGCGGCGAAGGCACCGGACGAGATGAAGGTCGTCGGGAAGCCGTTCTCCGAGGAGCCGTACGGCATCGGCGTGCCCCGCAGCGACAACGCGCTGCGCGCCGCGATCAACGACTCGCTGGAGGCCAACGAGAAGAACGGCAACTGGAAGAAGGCGTTCGAAGCGACGCTGGGCCTGTCCGGAGTGCCCGCGCCGAAGCCGCCGCCCATCGACCGCTACCCGGCGACCTGA
- a CDS encoding SDR family NAD(P)-dependent oxidoreductase: protein MISQTYLSELFSLEGRVAVVTGGSSGIGRAITGALARAGASVVVVARREAELAATVDELTAEGCRAAWVSADLSTADGVRGGAEAAVAPFGEPDILVNCAGINLRPPMGELGEDVWDTTMTVNLKAPYLLGQRFGPGMAERGFGRIIHITSQQAHRAFVQSGAYGVSKGALESLARSQAEAWSPYGVTCNTLVPGFVMTPLNERLSADPEKVAALAARTMTGRNGLPEDFAGAAVFLAGRGSAYVTGQSVFVDGGFSVH, encoded by the coding sequence ATGATCTCGCAGACCTATCTGTCCGAACTGTTCTCCCTGGAGGGCCGGGTCGCCGTGGTGACCGGCGGCAGCTCCGGCATCGGCCGGGCGATCACCGGAGCCCTCGCCCGTGCGGGGGCGAGCGTCGTCGTCGTGGCGCGCCGCGAGGCGGAGCTGGCCGCGACGGTGGACGAGCTGACGGCCGAGGGCTGCCGGGCGGCCTGGGTGAGCGCCGATCTGAGCACCGCCGACGGTGTGCGCGGGGGTGCCGAGGCGGCGGTGGCGCCCTTCGGGGAGCCGGACATCCTGGTGAACTGCGCCGGGATCAATCTGCGCCCACCGATGGGCGAGCTGGGCGAGGACGTCTGGGACACCACGATGACCGTGAATCTGAAGGCGCCCTATCTGCTGGGGCAGCGCTTCGGGCCGGGCATGGCCGAGCGGGGCTTCGGACGGATCATCCACATCACCTCGCAGCAGGCCCACCGCGCGTTCGTGCAGAGCGGCGCGTACGGGGTGTCCAAGGGCGCACTGGAGTCGCTGGCCCGCTCGCAGGCGGAGGCCTGGTCGCCGTACGGCGTCACCTGCAACACGCTGGTGCCCGGCTTCGTGATGACCCCGCTCAACGAGCGGCTCTCCGCCGACCCGGAGAAGGTTGCGGCCCTGGCCGCCCGCACGATGACCGGGCGCAACGGGCTGCCCGAGGACTTCGCGGGCGCGGCGGTGTTCCTGGCGGGCCGGGGCTCGGCCTATGTCACCGGCCAGTCGGTCTTCGTCGACGGCGGGTTCTCGGTGCACTGA
- a CDS encoding MBL fold metallo-hydrolase: protein MNASPLTLTKKTHSCIRIEKDGRTLVIDPGGFSEDDAAIGADVILVTHEHPDHFDEARLRAGLEADPAAAIWTLDSVARQLSAAFPGRVHTVGHGDTFTAGGFEVAVHGELHAVIHPDIPRITNIGFLVDGSVFHPGDALTVPDRAVDTLLLPVMAPWNKISEVIDYVREVKPRRAIDIHDALLTDLARPIYDNQIGRLGGAGHGRMAPGDTTEL, encoded by the coding sequence ATGAACGCATCGCCTCTCACGCTGACCAAGAAGACGCACTCCTGCATCAGGATCGAGAAGGACGGGCGGACGCTCGTCATCGACCCCGGCGGCTTCTCCGAGGACGACGCCGCGATCGGCGCCGACGTCATCCTGGTCACGCACGAACACCCGGACCACTTCGACGAGGCGAGGCTGCGGGCCGGACTGGAGGCCGATCCGGCGGCCGCGATCTGGACGCTGGACAGTGTGGCCCGACAGCTCTCGGCGGCCTTTCCCGGACGGGTGCACACCGTGGGTCACGGAGACACGTTCACCGCAGGCGGGTTCGAGGTGGCCGTACACGGGGAACTGCACGCCGTGATCCACCCGGACATCCCCAGGATCACCAACATCGGCTTCCTTGTGGACGGCTCGGTCTTCCATCCCGGGGACGCGCTCACCGTCCCCGACCGGGCGGTGGACACCCTGCTGCTCCCGGTGATGGCCCCGTGGAACAAGATCTCGGAGGTCATCGACTACGTACGGGAGGTGAAGCCGCGGCGCGCCATCGACATCCACGACGCCCTGCTCACCGATCTCGCGCGGCCCATCTACGACAACCAGATCGGCCGCCTCGGCGGGGCCGGTCACGGCCGGATGGCGCCGGGGGACACCACGGAGCTCTGA
- a CDS encoding Ig-like domain-containing protein — protein sequence MSSARRRIRRSVPAGRPARHTLIGPVVVLGAALTACSGGSASSSEQVAGSAKNPDTSISVNLTGTRAAAGQPVKVTLARGELKKVTVTGAKGEALDGRISADGRSWTSARVAAPGTAYTVAAEDKDGGSDRAGFTTAAADKVNKLTLAPGKNTTVGIGQPLSIVFDNPVKDKAAVEKGLKVSTSDNTEGSWGWLRDYSGKDRVDWRPKEYWKPGTKVTLDAELNGVDTGAAGGWFVRDYATTFTIGSAQVVKVDLDSHRLALHRDGKQVLDVPMSAGTPGGDKASWRGTAVLMSKEGTINMRSETVGLGDAYDKMVDYSMRLTWSGMYAHAAPWNTAYFGRANHSSGCVGMSDANAASLYGQVRVGDPFEITGADAKGTVAEGNGYGAWNVSWADWQAKSALK from the coding sequence TTGAGCTCTGCACGCCGGCGCATACGCCGATCCGTTCCGGCCGGCCGCCCGGCCCGGCACACCCTGATCGGCCCGGTCGTGGTGCTCGGCGCCGCACTCACCGCCTGTTCCGGCGGATCGGCCTCCTCCTCGGAGCAGGTGGCCGGATCGGCGAAGAACCCGGACACCAGCATTTCGGTGAATCTGACGGGCACGCGAGCCGCGGCGGGACAGCCGGTGAAGGTGACGCTGGCGCGGGGCGAGCTGAAGAAGGTCACGGTGACCGGCGCGAAGGGCGAGGCGCTGGACGGGCGGATATCGGCCGACGGCAGGAGCTGGACGTCAGCGCGGGTCGCGGCGCCCGGCACCGCGTACACCGTGGCGGCGGAGGACAAGGACGGCGGCAGCGACCGGGCCGGGTTCACCACGGCGGCGGCGGACAAGGTCAACAAGCTGACCCTCGCCCCGGGGAAGAACACCACGGTCGGCATCGGTCAGCCGCTGTCGATCGTCTTCGACAACCCGGTGAAGGACAAGGCCGCCGTCGAGAAGGGTCTGAAGGTCTCCACCTCGGACAACACCGAGGGCTCCTGGGGCTGGCTGCGGGACTACTCCGGCAAGGACCGGGTCGACTGGCGGCCGAAGGAGTACTGGAAGCCCGGTACGAAGGTCACCCTGGACGCGGAACTGAACGGGGTCGACACGGGTGCCGCGGGCGGCTGGTTCGTACGCGACTACGCCACGACGTTCACCATCGGCTCCGCCCAGGTGGTCAAGGTCGACCTCGACAGCCACCGCCTCGCTCTGCACCGCGACGGCAAGCAGGTCCTGGACGTCCCGATGTCCGCGGGCACCCCGGGCGGCGACAAGGCGTCCTGGCGGGGCACGGCCGTCCTGATGTCCAAGGAGGGCACGATCAACATGCGCTCCGAGACGGTCGGGCTGGGCGACGCCTACGACAAGATGGTCGACTACTCGATGCGCCTGACCTGGTCGGGCATGTACGCGCACGCCGCACCGTGGAACACCGCCTACTTCGGCCGCGCCAACCACAGTTCGGGCTGTGTCGGCATGAGCGACGCGAACGCCGCCTCGCTGTACGGGCAGGTGCGGGTCGGCGACCCGTTCGAGATCACCGGGGCCGACGCCAAGGGCACGGTGGCCGAGGGCAACGGCTACGGCGCGTGGAACGTCTCCTGGGCCGACTGGCAGGCGAAGAGCGCGCTGAAATGA
- a CDS encoding amino acid ABC transporter permease, producing the protein MDVLTENFSLYGEGFLGTVELTVYASVLALVLGFVMAACRVAPVGSFRALGTVWVTVLRNTPLTLLFFAVLLGLPRFGLVLPFKVFAVLALGCYTSAFICEVLRSGINTVPTGQGEAARSLGMTFGQTLSGVVLPQAFRSVIPPVGSTLIALAKNSAIAGAFSVTELLGTYKTLNELGYSIIWTFIWIAVGYLIITLSISALFNVLEKRWGVAR; encoded by the coding sequence ATGGATGTACTGACAGAGAACTTCTCGCTCTACGGCGAGGGCTTCCTCGGCACCGTCGAACTCACCGTCTACGCCTCGGTCCTGGCACTGGTCCTCGGATTCGTCATGGCCGCCTGCCGGGTCGCTCCGGTGGGCTCCTTCCGGGCGCTCGGTACGGTCTGGGTCACCGTGCTCCGCAACACCCCGCTCACCCTGCTGTTCTTCGCCGTCCTGCTCGGACTGCCGCGCTTCGGACTGGTCCTGCCGTTCAAGGTCTTCGCGGTCCTCGCGCTCGGCTGCTACACCTCCGCGTTCATCTGCGAGGTGCTGCGCTCCGGCATCAACACCGTGCCCACGGGGCAGGGCGAGGCGGCGCGCAGCCTGGGGATGACCTTCGGGCAGACCCTGAGCGGCGTGGTGCTGCCGCAGGCCTTCCGCTCGGTGATCCCGCCGGTCGGCTCGACCCTCATCGCCCTGGCCAAGAACTCGGCGATCGCGGGTGCGTTCAGCGTCACCGAACTGCTCGGCACCTACAAGACGCTCAATGAGCTGGGCTACAGCATCATCTGGACGTTCATCTGGATCGCCGTCGGCTATCTGATCATCACCCTGTCCATCAGTGCGCTGTTCAACGTGCTGGAGAAGCGCTGGGGAGTCGCCCGATGA
- a CDS encoding amino acid ABC transporter permease, producing MTTHSTPSATALYDIPGPLTRKRHFLYGVGSTVLILALVGWVVYLLFDTDQFTSEKWTPFEYKGIQELLLRGLGNTLKAFAYAAVLSLALGAVLAVGRLSAHRPVRWIATLLVEFFRAMPVLVMIFFIFVALKVQPLPALVAGLTLYNGSVLAEVFRTGVNSVERGQGEAAYALGMRKTQVTTFVLAPQAVRAMMPTIISQLVVALKDTSLGYLITYEEFLHAGKLIASNLDYDLPFIPVVMVISPIYIGMCMLLSWFATWVAKRQRRNPKTEAVGVAEAEPGTLLPRGQ from the coding sequence ATGACCACCCACTCCACCCCCTCGGCGACCGCCCTCTACGACATCCCGGGCCCGCTGACCCGCAAGCGGCACTTCCTGTACGGGGTCGGCTCCACGGTCCTGATCCTGGCGCTGGTCGGCTGGGTCGTCTATCTGCTCTTCGACACCGACCAGTTCACCAGCGAGAAGTGGACGCCCTTCGAGTACAAGGGCATCCAGGAACTGCTGCTGCGCGGGCTGGGCAACACCCTCAAGGCGTTCGCGTACGCCGCGGTGCTCTCGCTGGCACTGGGCGCGGTGCTCGCCGTCGGCCGTCTCTCCGCGCACCGGCCGGTGCGCTGGATCGCGACACTGCTGGTCGAGTTCTTCCGGGCCATGCCGGTGCTGGTGATGATCTTCTTCATCTTCGTGGCACTGAAGGTGCAGCCACTGCCCGCCCTGGTCGCCGGACTGACCCTCTACAACGGCTCCGTCCTCGCGGAGGTGTTCCGCACGGGCGTCAACTCCGTGGAGCGCGGCCAGGGGGAGGCCGCGTACGCGCTCGGCATGCGCAAGACGCAGGTCACGACCTTCGTCCTGGCACCCCAGGCGGTACGCGCCATGATGCCCACCATCATCAGCCAGTTGGTGGTGGCCCTGAAGGACACCTCGCTCGGCTATCTGATCACCTATGAGGAATTCCTCCACGCGGGAAAGCTGATCGCGTCGAATCTCGACTACGATCTCCCCTTCATCCCTGTGGTGATGGTGATCTCACCCATCTACATCGGGATGTGCATGCTGCTGTCGTGGTTCGCCACCTGGGTGGCGAAACGGCAGCGGCGCAATCCGAAGACCGAGGCGGTAGGTGTTGCCGAGGCCGAACCAGGGACGCTGCTGCCGCGAGGGCAGTAG
- the ggt gene encoding gamma-glutamyltransferase, protein MRRSVGRSTTFLAVLAVVASVGAAAPAGSAPLAPAHPGPSKSPVAVGYGGAVSSVDEDASAAGIEVLRKGGNAVDAAVATAAALGVTEPYSAGVGGGGYFVHYDAKRRTVQTIDGRETAPRSADSSLFLENGKPIPFDDAVTSGLGVGTPGTPATWEKALDTWGTKSLRTLLKPAERLARDGFVVDETFRSQTAGNQARFADFPASAELFLPGGRLPVVGSVFKNPDLARTYEELGREGIDELYRGDLADDIVRTVRRPPVDPGATRAVRPGDLTGRDLKAYRVLRQDPTKVGYRGLDVYGMAPSSSGGTSVGEALNILESTDLSRASKVQYLHRLIESSRIAFADRGRWVGDPAFEDVPTRGLLSQRFADSRECLIKDDAVLTSPLAPGDPRDPKACASGGTAAPTTFEGENTTHLTTADKWGNVVAYTLTIESTGGSGITVPGRGFLLNNELTDFSFAPAAPAVHDPNLPGPGKRPRSSISPTIVLKHGRPVLALGSPGGATIITTVLQSLTGHLDRGLPLVDAIAAPRASQRNSPATEIEPGLWDSPVRAELEALGHVFKLNPEIGAATGVQRLPDGRWLAAAEKVRRGGGSAMVVHPSGRR, encoded by the coding sequence ATGCGCCGTTCAGTCGGGCGTAGTACGACGTTCTTAGCCGTCCTCGCGGTTGTCGCCTCGGTCGGGGCAGCCGCCCCCGCCGGTTCCGCGCCTCTGGCCCCCGCGCATCCGGGTCCGTCCAAGTCGCCCGTGGCGGTGGGGTACGGGGGCGCCGTCTCCAGCGTCGACGAGGACGCGTCGGCGGCCGGTATCGAGGTGCTCCGCAAGGGAGGCAACGCCGTGGACGCCGCCGTGGCGACCGCGGCCGCGCTCGGTGTCACCGAGCCGTATTCGGCGGGTGTCGGCGGCGGTGGCTACTTCGTCCACTACGACGCGAAGAGGCGCACCGTACAGACGATCGACGGCCGGGAGACCGCACCGCGCAGCGCGGACTCCTCGCTCTTCCTGGAGAACGGGAAGCCGATCCCGTTCGACGACGCCGTCACCAGCGGCCTCGGAGTCGGTACCCCCGGCACCCCGGCGACCTGGGAGAAGGCGCTGGACACCTGGGGCACCAAGTCGCTGCGCACACTGCTGAAACCGGCCGAGCGGCTGGCCCGCGACGGATTCGTCGTGGACGAAACGTTCCGCTCGCAGACCGCGGGGAATCAGGCCAGGTTCGCCGACTTCCCGGCCTCCGCCGAACTGTTCCTGCCCGGTGGCCGACTGCCGGTGGTGGGTTCGGTCTTCAAGAACCCCGACCTGGCCCGTACCTACGAGGAGCTGGGCCGGGAGGGCATCGACGAGCTGTACCGGGGCGACCTGGCCGACGACATCGTCCGTACGGTCCGCAGGCCCCCCGTCGACCCGGGGGCCACCCGTGCGGTCCGGCCGGGCGATCTGACGGGCAGGGACCTGAAGGCGTACCGGGTGCTGCGGCAGGACCCGACGAAGGTCGGCTACCGGGGGCTCGACGTGTACGGCATGGCGCCGTCCTCGTCCGGTGGTACGAGTGTCGGCGAGGCGCTCAACATCCTTGAGTCCACGGACCTTTCGCGGGCGAGCAAGGTCCAGTATCTGCACCGGCTGATCGAGTCGAGCCGGATCGCGTTCGCCGACCGGGGGCGCTGGGTCGGTGACCCGGCGTTCGAGGACGTACCCACGCGAGGACTGCTGAGCCAGCGGTTCGCCGACTCCCGGGAGTGCCTGATCAAGGACGACGCGGTGCTGACCAGCCCGCTGGCCCCCGGCGACCCGCGCGATCCGAAGGCCTGCGCGAGTGGTGGGACGGCGGCTCCGACGACGTTCGAGGGGGAGAACACCACCCATCTGACGACCGCCGACAAGTGGGGCAACGTCGTCGCGTACACCCTGACCATCGAGTCGACCGGCGGCAGCGGCATCACGGTGCCGGGCCGCGGCTTCCTGCTCAACAACGAGCTGACCGACTTCTCCTTCGCGCCCGCCGCCCCCGCGGTTCACGATCCGAACCTGCCGGGGCCCGGGAAGCGCCCGAGGTCGTCGATCTCGCCGACCATCGTGCTGAAGCACGGCAGGCCGGTGCTGGCCCTGGGCTCCCCGGGCGGCGCGACGATCATCACCACCGTGCTCCAGTCGCTGACCGGCCACCTCGACCGCGGGCTCCCGCTGGTCGATGCCATCGCGGCGCCGCGCGCCAGCCAGCGCAACTCGCCGGCCACGGAGATCGAGCCGGGACTCTGGGACAGCCCCGTGCGGGCGGAACTGGAGGCGCTCGGACACGTCTTCAAGCTGAACCCGGAGATCGGTGCGGCCACCGGAGTGCAGCGGCTGCCGGACGGCCGGTGGCTGGCGGCGGCGGAAAAGGTGCGGCGTGGCGGTGGCTCGGCCATGGTGGTGCATCCGAGCGGCAGGCGCTGA
- a CDS encoding glycoside hydrolase family 75 protein: MRTRTLALTAACGAALLGPVALPATATGLGTGPGAGPGTGDTGPAHRPAVSGDAAPVTASALLAGTMSCTRISRGLYRTDAHRPKATVPVCGTKDAVFWKADMDIDCDGRKTEACNRKTDPYFLPETAFRTSRGKPLDSAALPYVVVPAPGPVWDHRRSGISGGSVVAVVHRDLVRYAVVGDTGPGGVIGEASYATAEALGIDPDPRSGGTDSGVTYLVFKNSRVSPIESRTKAVAEGEALARKFLDGD, encoded by the coding sequence GTGCGTACCCGAACGCTCGCTCTGACCGCGGCCTGTGGTGCCGCCCTGCTCGGCCCGGTGGCGCTGCCCGCCACGGCGACCGGCCTCGGGACCGGCCCCGGCGCCGGTCCCGGAACCGGCGACACCGGTCCGGCCCACCGGCCGGCCGTTTCCGGGGACGCGGCCCCGGTGACCGCCTCGGCACTGCTGGCCGGGACGATGTCCTGTACGCGGATCTCCCGAGGCCTCTACCGTACGGACGCCCACCGGCCGAAGGCGACCGTTCCGGTGTGCGGCACGAAGGACGCCGTGTTCTGGAAGGCGGACATGGACATCGACTGTGACGGCCGGAAGACCGAGGCCTGCAACCGGAAGACCGACCCGTACTTCCTGCCGGAGACGGCCTTCCGGACGTCCCGGGGCAAGCCGCTGGACTCGGCCGCGCTGCCGTACGTGGTGGTGCCCGCGCCCGGTCCGGTCTGGGACCACCGCAGGTCCGGGATCTCCGGCGGCAGCGTCGTCGCCGTCGTCCACCGGGACCTGGTGCGCTACGCCGTCGTCGGTGACACGGGACCCGGCGGTGTCATCGGGGAGGCTTCGTACGCCACCGCCGAGGCGCTCGGCATCGACCCCGATCCCCGGAGCGGTGGCACGGACTCCGGTGTCACCTACCTCGTGTTCAAGAACTCCCGGGTCTCGCCGATCGAGAGCCGCACGAAGGCGGTTGCCGAGGGTGAGGCTCTGGCCAGGAAGTTCCTCGACGGCGACTGA
- a CDS encoding DUF6278 family protein yields MNIPFLDNWRKRQGGTHGAALAAAVEADPDGVAELLAECELLRVRAGQNGLELDDSPASLTALDQLPPRWRDDPEELPWLGNDAGLYLGTVLVRTVPGAVWDIWPSGRPVVRLASGREIDVVEAGLDWAMAGSPELSQVYAESAEG; encoded by the coding sequence ATGAACATCCCTTTCTTGGACAACTGGCGTAAGCGTCAGGGCGGTACGCACGGAGCGGCGCTCGCGGCCGCCGTCGAGGCGGATCCCGACGGCGTGGCCGAGCTGCTCGCCGAATGCGAGCTGCTGCGCGTCCGAGCAGGGCAGAACGGCCTCGAACTCGACGACAGTCCTGCCTCGTTGACCGCGCTCGACCAGCTGCCGCCCCGCTGGCGCGACGACCCCGAGGAACTTCCCTGGCTGGGCAACGACGCCGGCCTCTACCTCGGGACCGTCCTCGTGCGTACCGTCCCCGGCGCGGTGTGGGACATCTGGCCGAGCGGCCGGCCCGTGGTGCGCCTGGCCTCCGGGCGCGAGATCGATGTCGTCGAGGCCGGTCTCGACTGGGCGATGGCGGGCAGCCCCGAGCTCTCCCAGGTGTACGCGGAGTCCGCCGAAGGCTGA
- a CDS encoding Clp protease N-terminal domain-containing protein, whose product MTQPLPATPSVRLDDLIAAIKNSHTDALEQLSGAVVAADHLGDVADHLIGHFVDQARRSGASWTDIGRSMGVTRQAAQKRFVPKKTDASTGSASDLDPSQGFGRFTQRARNVVMAAHNESQAARHAEILPAHLALGLLAEPEGIAARVIAAQGVSPDAVRTAAAAALPPAADEVPELIPYDADSRKVLELTFREALRLGHNYVGTEHVLLALLEFEDGSGVLTGLGIGKDAASAAVETAVTEAAAALWQQES is encoded by the coding sequence ATGACGCAGCCTCTTCCCGCCACGCCGTCCGTACGCCTCGACGACCTGATCGCGGCCATCAAGAACAGCCACACCGACGCCCTGGAACAGCTGTCGGGCGCGGTCGTCGCCGCCGACCACCTCGGCGACGTCGCCGACCACCTCATCGGCCACTTCGTGGACCAGGCCCGCCGCTCCGGCGCCTCCTGGACGGACATCGGCCGGAGCATGGGGGTGACCCGGCAGGCCGCCCAGAAGCGCTTCGTCCCCAAGAAGACCGACGCGAGCACCGGTTCCGCCTCCGACCTGGACCCGAGCCAGGGATTCGGCCGCTTCACCCAGCGCGCCCGCAACGTCGTCATGGCCGCCCACAACGAGTCCCAGGCCGCCCGGCACGCCGAGATCCTCCCGGCCCACCTGGCACTCGGCCTCCTCGCCGAGCCCGAAGGTATCGCCGCCCGGGTCATCGCCGCCCAGGGGGTGAGCCCGGACGCCGTCCGCACCGCCGCGGCCGCCGCTCTGCCTCCCGCCGCCGACGAGGTGCCCGAGCTGATCCCGTACGACGCGGATTCCCGCAAGGTCCTGGAGCTGACCTTCCGTGAGGCGCTCCGGCTCGGACACAACTACGTCGGCACCGAGCACGTCCTGCTGGCCCTGCTGGAGTTCGAGGACGGCTCCGGTGTGCTCACCGGCCTCGGCATCGGCAAGGACGCCGCTTCGGCCGCCGTCGAAACCGCCGTGACCGAAGCGGCCGCGGCCCTGTGGCAGCAGGAATCCTGA
- a CDS encoding amino acid ABC transporter ATP-binding protein codes for MAVDPLIELRDVNKHFGELHVLQNINLTVGRGEVVVVIGPSGSGKSTLCRTINRLETIESGHISIDGRPLPEEGKGLAQLRAEVGMVFQSFNLFAHKTVLANVSLAQLKVRKRKKDEADKRSRELLERVGLASQADKFPAQLSGGQQQRVAIARALAMDPKALLFDEPTSALDPEMINEVLEVMQQLAQEGMTMVVVTHEMGFARSAANRVVFMADGCIVEDRTPEDFFTSPSSDRAKDFLSKILKH; via the coding sequence ATGGCCGTCGATCCGTTGATCGAGCTGCGGGACGTCAACAAGCATTTCGGAGAGTTGCACGTCCTGCAGAACATCAATCTCACCGTCGGCCGCGGGGAGGTGGTGGTGGTCATCGGCCCGTCCGGATCCGGCAAGTCAACGCTCTGCCGGACGATCAACAGACTTGAGACGATCGAGTCGGGCCACATCAGCATCGACGGCAGACCCCTCCCGGAGGAGGGGAAGGGGCTCGCGCAGCTCCGGGCCGAAGTCGGCATGGTCTTCCAGTCGTTCAACCTGTTCGCACACAAGACCGTGCTGGCCAATGTCTCCCTCGCCCAGCTCAAGGTCCGCAAGCGAAAGAAGGACGAGGCCGACAAACGCTCCAGGGAGCTGCTGGAGCGGGTCGGTCTCGCCTCGCAGGCCGACAAGTTCCCCGCGCAGCTCTCCGGCGGCCAGCAGCAGCGTGTGGCCATCGCCCGCGCCCTGGCCATGGACCCCAAGGCCCTGCTGTTCGACGAGCCCACCTCGGCGCTCGACCCGGAAATGATCAATGAGGTGCTGGAGGTCATGCAGCAGCTCGCCCAGGAGGGCATGACCATGGTCGTGGTCACGCACGAGATGGGCTTCGCCCGTTCCGCCGCCAACCGCGTCGTGTTCATGGCCGACGGCTGCATCGTGGAGGACCGCACGCCGGAGGACTTCTTCACGTCCCCGTCGAGCGACCGCGCCAAGGACTTCCTGTCCAAGATCCTCAAGCACTGA
- a CDS encoding exodeoxyribonuclease III, translating into MRIATWNVNSITARLPRLLAWLESTGTDVLCVQETKCTAEQFPADALRELGYESAVNATGRWNGVALLSRVGLDNVVMGLPDGPEYDGAQEPRAISATCGPARVWSVYVPNGREVEHAHYAYKLRWLEALRKAVAADAAGSLPFAVLGDFNVAPVDEDVWDPALFEGATHVTPAERAALAALREEGLSDVMPRPLKYDRPYTFWDYRELRFPKNKGMRIDLVYGNAPFTAAVKDSYVDREERKGKGASDHAPVVVDLDL; encoded by the coding sequence ATGCGCATCGCCACCTGGAACGTCAATTCGATCACTGCCCGGCTGCCGAGGCTGCTGGCCTGGCTGGAGAGCACCGGCACCGATGTGCTGTGCGTCCAGGAGACCAAGTGCACGGCCGAGCAGTTCCCCGCCGACGCGCTGCGGGAGCTGGGCTACGAGTCCGCGGTCAACGCCACGGGCCGGTGGAACGGGGTCGCGCTGCTCTCCCGGGTCGGCCTCGACAACGTGGTCATGGGGCTGCCGGACGGCCCGGAGTACGACGGGGCGCAGGAGCCGCGGGCCATCTCGGCGACCTGCGGTCCGGCCCGTGTCTGGTCGGTCTATGTGCCCAACGGCCGCGAGGTCGAGCACGCGCACTACGCCTACAAGCTGCGCTGGCTGGAGGCGCTCCGGAAGGCCGTCGCCGCGGACGCCGCGGGCTCGCTGCCGTTCGCGGTGCTGGGCGACTTCAACGTGGCCCCGGTGGACGAGGACGTCTGGGACCCCGCCCTCTTCGAGGGCGCCACCCATGTCACCCCCGCCGAGCGGGCGGCCCTGGCGGCGCTGAGGGAGGAGGGGCTGAGCGATGTCATGCCCCGCCCGCTCAAGTACGACCGTCCGTACACCTTCTGGGACTACCGCGAGCTGCGCTTCCCGAAGAACAAGGGCATGCGCATCGACCTGGTCTACGGAAACGCCCCGTTCACGGCGGCGGTCAAGGACAGCTACGTCGACCGCGAGGAGCGCAAGGGCAAGGGCGCGTCCGACCACGCCCCGGTCGTCGTCGACCTCGATCTCTGA